In the genome of Photobacterium sp. TLY01, one region contains:
- a CDS encoding DUF3802 family protein: protein MVVESDGYHALIEYFTEHLSVFAATGTDASEETVENVVTDLIATNLMAVFGQNPDLEPEFRFKLMQEADAVLDDMAEMLGGLWQKNPGIEQITFLEDYISLVKNLFDSVISQQTSHA from the coding sequence ATGGTTGTTGAATCTGATGGTTATCACGCGCTGATCGAGTACTTTACGGAACACCTGAGTGTGTTTGCCGCAACCGGTACTGATGCGAGTGAGGAAACCGTAGAAAATGTTGTCACGGATCTGATCGCTACAAACCTGATGGCGGTATTTGGCCAGAACCCGGATCTTGAGCCGGAATTTCGATTTAAGCTGATGCAGGAAGCCGATGCCGTTCTGGACGATATGGCGGAAATGTTAGGCGGCTTATGGCAGAAAAACCCGGGTATTGAGCAAATTACTTTCCTGGAAGATTACATCAGTCTGGTCAAAAACCTGTTTGACAGTGTGATCAGTCAGCAAACGTCACACGCCTGA
- a CDS encoding ABC-F family ATPase, with amino-acid sequence MITTANITMQFGDKPLFENISVKFGEGNRYGLIGANGCGKSTFMKILSGELEPSAGVVSKDPNERMAKLGQDQFAFEAFTVVDTVIMGHKELWEIKAERDRIYSLPEMSEEDGMRVADLETDFAEMDGYSAEARAGELLLGLGIPEHLHYGLMSEVAPGLKVRVLLAQVLFADPEIMLLDEPTNNLDINTIRWLEQVLMQRNCTMIIISHDRHFLNTVCTHMADLDYGELRLFPGNYDEYMVAATQARERLLADNAKKKAQIAELNTFVSRFSANASKAKQATSRQKQIDKIQLDEVKASSRQNPFIRFEQEKELFRNALEVEGLKQGYGENILINGVNLMVEVGERIAIIGENGIGKSTFLNTLAGAMTPMSGMIKWSENANIGFYAQDHSADFETDMNLLDWMGQWKNEGDDEQVVRGILGRMLFSQNDIKKSVRVISGGEQGRMLFGKLIMQKPNILLMDEPTNHMDMESIESLNLALENYKGTLMFVSHDRQFVSSVATRIIEITKDGVNDFHGTYDEYLHKQGIEC; translated from the coding sequence TTGATCACAACAGCGAACATCACCATGCAGTTTGGCGATAAGCCTCTGTTTGAAAACATCTCCGTTAAATTCGGCGAAGGCAACCGTTATGGCCTGATCGGCGCAAATGGTTGTGGTAAGTCGACGTTCATGAAAATCCTGAGTGGGGAACTGGAGCCTTCTGCTGGTGTGGTCAGTAAAGATCCGAACGAGCGTATGGCGAAGTTAGGTCAGGATCAGTTTGCTTTTGAAGCCTTCACTGTTGTTGACACTGTGATCATGGGTCACAAAGAATTGTGGGAAATCAAAGCGGAACGAGATCGCATTTACTCGCTGCCAGAAATGTCTGAAGAAGATGGCATGCGTGTGGCCGATCTGGAAACCGACTTTGCTGAAATGGACGGTTATTCTGCGGAAGCCCGCGCCGGTGAACTGCTGCTTGGTCTGGGGATTCCTGAACATCTGCACTACGGCCTGATGAGTGAAGTGGCGCCGGGTCTGAAAGTGCGTGTATTACTGGCTCAGGTCCTGTTTGCTGATCCTGAAATCATGCTGCTGGACGAACCGACGAACAACCTGGATATCAATACGATCCGCTGGTTGGAGCAGGTACTGATGCAGCGTAACTGCACCATGATTATTATTTCGCACGACCGTCACTTCCTGAATACTGTTTGTACTCATATGGCGGATCTGGATTACGGCGAACTCCGCCTGTTCCCGGGTAACTATGATGAGTACATGGTTGCCGCGACTCAGGCCCGTGAACGTCTGCTGGCCGATAATGCGAAGAAGAAAGCGCAAATCGCTGAGCTGAATACCTTTGTCAGCCGATTCTCTGCGAACGCATCAAAAGCGAAACAAGCCACTTCCCGCCAGAAGCAGATTGATAAAATCCAGCTGGATGAAGTGAAAGCCTCCAGCCGTCAAAACCCGTTTATCCGTTTCGAACAGGAAAAAGAGCTGTTCCGTAACGCACTGGAAGTGGAAGGCCTGAAGCAGGGTTATGGTGAAAACATCCTGATCAATGGCGTGAATCTGATGGTCGAAGTGGGTGAGCGTATTGCCATCATCGGTGAAAATGGTATTGGTAAGTCCACTTTCTTGAATACCTTGGCCGGCGCCATGACACCAATGAGCGGTATGATTAAGTGGTCTGAGAATGCCAATATTGGTTTCTACGCACAGGATCATTCCGCGGATTTCGAAACCGACATGAACCTGCTGGACTGGATGGGTCAGTGGAAGAATGAAGGTGATGACGAGCAGGTTGTTCGCGGTATTCTGGGCCGGATGCTGTTCTCGCAAAATGACATCAAGAAATCGGTTCGTGTGATTTCCGGTGGTGAGCAAGGCCGTATGCTGTTCGGTAAACTGATCATGCAAAAGCCAAACATCCTGTTAATGGATGAGCCAACCAACCACATGGATATGGAATCGATTGAGTCACTCAACCTGGCGCTGGAAAACTACAAAGGAACACTGATGTTTGTTTCTCACGACCGTCAGTTTGTCTCCTCGGTGGCGACCCGAATTATTGAAATCACCAAAGACGGTGTGAATGACTTCCACGGGACTTATGACGAGTACCTGCACAAGCAAGGCATTGAGTGCTAA
- a CDS encoding TonB-dependent receptor, protein MAVRKRMFQLTTVAAAVAATTFVSSVAFAQEYQTTEEKMVVVSSRAPKAISDIPGTVWYIDNAQIEQEYRGGKSLGEILAAAVPSLDVSSQGRTNYGQNLRGRPMLVMIDGVSLNSSRLISRQLDSIDPFNIDRIEILSGATAIYGAGATGGVINIVTKKAESDELQFESYVSTSSGFNSSDDFDYKLAQSVSGGNNLVKGRASVVYGETQGFYDANGDIVVPDITQGSVQFNEVIDVLGTLSITPTDTQTVNLLAQYYSSEQDSPYGIYFGQDLAGVNKNITGNPGDKSLIDVREGFESDRQGSTERLMLNVDYSNTDFLSHELLVQASYRNETLSFIPFIYSTYLAASEQETDVISLRAAMIKSLDNLTLTYGIDGYIDRLDSNQMLFDRQTSYNSGGLVNRKASMIGRYPGTEVSSIAGFIQADYAITEDWTVEGGYRFQYMNNKVDDFVASGTQVAIAHGNGTSADAVPGGETDYDIGLFNLGTIYHLTQNDQVWANFSQGFDLSDPAKYYGVGTYNGPDANGHYNLTGSINVDDSTLAGIKTNSYEIGYRHDGSDLSIQTAVYYSQSDKEVSANKKTLNIEISDNKTRVYGWEGQAAYWLSNAWQAGVNGHLVKTEVQNSDGGWDKQSINYASASKAGAWLAWFEDSYALKLQSQTLFNLDDEAGNEINGYTVFDLVGNYQLPVGSLGFGIQNLLDREYSTVWGQRAAGWYSSYGPAEVFDYKGRGRTYTVNYQVKF, encoded by the coding sequence ATGGCAGTGAGAAAAAGGATGTTTCAATTGACGACAGTGGCAGCAGCTGTGGCCGCCACAACTTTCGTATCCAGCGTAGCTTTCGCTCAAGAATATCAGACAACGGAAGAAAAAATGGTGGTGGTGTCCAGCCGCGCACCGAAAGCGATCAGTGATATTCCAGGCACAGTCTGGTACATCGACAATGCTCAGATTGAGCAAGAATACCGAGGTGGTAAAAGTCTGGGGGAAATCCTTGCAGCAGCGGTTCCATCGCTGGACGTCAGCAGTCAGGGCCGAACTAATTATGGACAGAACCTGCGTGGTCGCCCGATGCTGGTGATGATTGACGGTGTATCTCTGAACTCTTCTCGTCTCATCAGCCGTCAACTGGATTCCATTGACCCGTTTAATATTGATCGTATCGAAATTCTTTCTGGTGCTACTGCCATCTATGGTGCTGGTGCAACCGGTGGTGTGATTAATATTGTCACTAAAAAAGCAGAGAGTGATGAGCTTCAGTTTGAGAGCTACGTCAGTACATCATCGGGTTTTAATAGCAGCGATGACTTTGACTATAAACTGGCCCAGTCTGTTAGCGGTGGCAATAACTTGGTAAAAGGTCGCGCTTCTGTTGTTTATGGTGAAACACAGGGCTTTTACGATGCGAATGGCGATATTGTTGTACCGGATATTACTCAGGGCTCTGTTCAGTTCAACGAAGTGATTGATGTGTTGGGTACACTATCAATTACGCCAACCGATACCCAAACTGTAAATCTTCTTGCGCAATACTACAGCAGTGAGCAAGACAGTCCTTATGGCATTTATTTCGGTCAGGATCTGGCTGGTGTAAATAAAAACATTACAGGCAATCCGGGTGACAAAAGCCTGATTGATGTCAGAGAGGGATTCGAGTCCGACCGCCAGGGCTCAACCGAGCGTCTGATGCTTAATGTGGATTATAGTAACACTGACTTTCTGAGCCACGAATTACTGGTGCAGGCATCATACCGTAATGAAACACTGAGCTTTATTCCGTTTATCTATTCAACGTATTTAGCAGCATCTGAGCAAGAAACGGATGTGATCAGTTTGCGTGCTGCAATGATCAAGTCACTGGATAATCTGACCCTGACTTATGGTATTGATGGATACATCGATAGGCTGGACAGTAATCAGATGCTGTTCGATCGCCAGACCAGTTATAACTCTGGCGGCTTAGTGAATCGTAAAGCGTCGATGATTGGCCGTTATCCTGGCACCGAAGTGTCATCCATTGCAGGCTTTATTCAGGCGGACTATGCAATCACTGAAGACTGGACAGTTGAAGGTGGCTATCGCTTTCAATATATGAACAACAAAGTGGACGATTTTGTTGCTTCAGGAACTCAGGTTGCGATCGCCCATGGTAATGGCACTTCTGCTGACGCAGTTCCTGGTGGTGAAACGGATTATGATATCGGTCTGTTCAACTTAGGTACCATTTATCACTTAACACAAAACGATCAGGTGTGGGCAAACTTTTCTCAGGGTTTTGACTTGTCTGATCCCGCGAAATATTACGGTGTGGGTACTTATAATGGCCCAGATGCCAATGGCCATTACAACCTGACGGGCAGCATCAATGTCGATGATTCAACACTGGCTGGAATTAAAACCAACAGCTATGAAATTGGTTATCGCCATGATGGTAGTGATTTGAGCATCCAGACTGCTGTTTATTACTCACAGTCTGATAAGGAAGTCAGCGCCAATAAAAAGACACTCAATATTGAAATCTCTGACAACAAAACCCGTGTTTATGGCTGGGAAGGACAGGCGGCTTACTGGCTGAGCAATGCTTGGCAAGCTGGTGTGAATGGGCACCTGGTGAAAACTGAAGTACAAAATAGCGATGGTGGCTGGGATAAACAGTCAATCAACTATGCCAGTGCTTCTAAAGCTGGAGCTTGGCTGGCCTGGTTCGAAGATAGTTACGCACTGAAACTGCAAAGTCAGACTTTGTTTAATCTGGATGATGAAGCTGGTAATGAAATTAATGGTTACACAGTATTTGATTTAGTGGGGAATTATCAGTTACCAGTGGGTAGCCTAGGCTTCGGTATTCAGAATCTGCTGGATCGTGAATACAGTACGGTCTGGGGACAGCGTGCTGCGGGTTGGTACTCAAGCTATGGCCCAGCAGAAGTTTTTGACTACAAGGGCCGTGGTCGGACTTATACGGTGAATTACCAAGTGAAGTTCTGA
- a CDS encoding glyceraldehyde-3-phosphate dehydrogenase: MSPENYLLDWQTSQTNAESISPILGQLYRQKGVEVLLFGRQVVNASVIDLIKAHRVGRRYTGTDISPSLTLPLVEKLNDMDLSPCRIDIGQLAHAYWKDNNDESNLDDFLATALADSLSSTQTLQSRDVVLYGFGRIGRLLARLLIEKSGPGYPLRLKAIVVRGGKHGDLEKRASLLRRDSVHGQFNGSITVDEERKAIIVNGNYIQVIYANSPADVDYTTYGINNALVVDNTGIWRDADGLSQHLKCPGAAKVLLTAPGKGEIKNIVFGVNEKDILSEDTIISAASCTTNAITPVLKAVHDKYGVLNGHIETVHSYTNDQNLIDNFHSGERRGRSASLNMVLTSTGAAKAVAKALPALAGKLTGNAIRVPTPNVSMAVANLNLDTDVSAEELNTYLRNMALNSALSGQIDYTQSTEIVSSDIVGSRHAGVVDGAATIAQDKRCVLYIWYDNEFGYSCQVVHCMEQMMGVRYQTFPALK; the protein is encoded by the coding sequence ATGAGTCCGGAAAATTACCTCCTAGACTGGCAAACCAGCCAAACAAATGCTGAATCCATCTCACCAATTCTTGGCCAGCTATATCGACAAAAAGGCGTCGAAGTGCTGTTGTTCGGTCGTCAGGTAGTCAATGCTTCTGTTATCGACCTGATTAAAGCCCACCGTGTGGGTCGCCGATATACCGGCACTGATATCTCTCCTTCCCTGACCCTGCCCTTGGTTGAAAAGCTGAACGACATGGACCTGTCGCCTTGCCGTATCGACATCGGCCAGTTGGCACATGCGTACTGGAAAGATAACAACGATGAAAGCAATCTGGATGACTTCCTGGCAACGGCGCTGGCTGACTCGCTGAGCAGCACGCAAACGCTGCAATCACGTGATGTTGTCCTTTATGGTTTCGGACGCATCGGCCGCCTGCTGGCTCGCCTGCTGATTGAGAAAAGTGGCCCGGGTTACCCGCTGCGCCTGAAAGCGATTGTCGTTCGTGGTGGTAAGCATGGCGATCTTGAAAAACGCGCCAGCCTGCTGCGTCGTGACTCAGTACACGGCCAGTTCAACGGCAGCATTACCGTTGATGAAGAGCGTAAAGCCATCATTGTGAACGGGAACTACATTCAGGTTATTTATGCGAACAGCCCGGCAGATGTTGATTACACCACTTACGGTATCAACAATGCGCTGGTTGTCGACAACACAGGTATCTGGCGTGATGCTGACGGCCTGAGCCAGCACCTGAAGTGCCCTGGCGCAGCAAAAGTATTGCTGACCGCACCGGGTAAAGGTGAAATCAAGAACATCGTATTCGGTGTGAATGAAAAAGATATTCTGAGCGAAGACACCATTATCTCGGCGGCAAGCTGTACCACCAACGCCATCACGCCAGTACTGAAAGCCGTTCATGATAAGTACGGTGTACTGAACGGACACATTGAAACCGTTCACTCTTACACCAACGACCAGAACCTGATCGACAACTTCCATTCCGGCGAACGCCGTGGACGCTCTGCTTCACTGAACATGGTACTGACCTCTACTGGTGCAGCGAAAGCCGTTGCCAAAGCACTGCCTGCACTGGCGGGTAAACTGACAGGTAACGCGATTCGTGTTCCGACTCCGAATGTGTCGATGGCGGTGGCAAACCTGAATCTGGATACGGATGTCTCTGCTGAAGAGCTAAACACGTACCTGCGCAACATGGCGCTGAACTCAGCATTGTCTGGTCAGATTGATTACACTCAATCGACTGAGATCGTCTCCAGCGACATCGTTGGCTCTCGCCATGCGGGTGTTGTCGATGGCGCGGCGACTATCGCGCAAGACAAACGCTGCGTCCTGTATATCTGGTATGACAACGAATTTGGCTACAGCTGCCAGGTCGTTCACTGCATGGAACAGATGATGGGCGTTCGCTATCAGACCTTCCCTGCACTGAAATAA
- a CDS encoding YaiI/YqxD family protein, with amino-acid sequence MNIWVDADACPNVIKEIIFRAAHRVGICTTLVANHAIRVPPSPHIRAVQVMSGFDVADNHIVQQLEPGDLVITADIPLADEVITKGGHALNPRGEMYSKDTIKQRLQMRDFMETMRSSGVQTGGPAPISQADRQQFANKLDTFLAKKR; translated from the coding sequence ATGAATATCTGGGTTGATGCTGATGCTTGCCCGAATGTGATCAAAGAAATCATTTTTCGTGCCGCTCATCGCGTCGGCATCTGCACGACATTGGTTGCAAACCATGCCATTCGTGTCCCGCCGTCACCGCATATCCGGGCGGTACAGGTGATGTCCGGCTTTGATGTCGCTGATAATCATATCGTTCAGCAGCTTGAACCGGGCGATTTGGTGATTACTGCCGATATCCCGCTTGCTGACGAGGTGATTACCAAAGGGGGTCACGCGCTCAATCCTCGTGGCGAAATGTACAGTAAAGATACGATTAAACAGCGCCTGCAAATGCGCGATTTTATGGAAACCATGCGCAGCAGCGGCGTTCAAACCGGCGGACCGGCACCGATCAGTCAGGCTGACCGGCAGCAATTTGCCAATAAGCTGGATACCTTCCTTGCAAAAAAACGCTGA
- a CDS encoding ParB/Srx family N-terminal domain-containing protein encodes MRLHRTACLVFASMLGVAVTSSALAEQEDKAATTVSDQAESDDSDHNSEAQAIQVGDVLTVKLDALLPTQPVLAFDRVFASLGRYEARPAQMFDDLCLTNGGKGVKTWDDQSQPTDLESYTCEEPLGSNQDALPTVLLAPDGKTLYLLSGHHILTTFWDMPNGGTSVPVKVKVTQSLAGDDIDEVWNAMKEAGQIWLFDTRGEKIKPSELPEYLGMKQLKHDKYLSLVFFLRNIAYSDPDKGKTANPLIRPMSVPYLQYHWAQYLRKKMKVSDYDLNDRDEYTAALKEAAAIIVAAADDETIASSGKTAKELGQFDEVNTKALDSLLTRPTSSWSYALAYRQREKEESTPKRILEEQKAKKESAKKAATPADSEKSEN; translated from the coding sequence ATGCGATTACATCGTACTGCCTGCTTAGTTTTTGCCTCCATGTTAGGTGTTGCTGTAACAAGTTCTGCTCTGGCAGAGCAGGAAGACAAAGCAGCCACTACCGTATCCGATCAGGCTGAAAGCGATGACAGCGATCACAACAGCGAAGCGCAGGCGATTCAGGTGGGCGACGTGCTGACGGTGAAACTGGATGCACTGCTCCCAACTCAGCCCGTTCTTGCTTTTGACAGAGTATTTGCCAGCCTGGGCCGCTATGAAGCGCGTCCGGCGCAAATGTTTGATGACCTTTGCCTGACCAACGGTGGCAAAGGCGTGAAAACATGGGATGACCAGTCTCAGCCAACGGACCTGGAAAGCTATACCTGCGAAGAACCACTGGGCAGCAACCAGGATGCCCTGCCGACTGTGCTGCTTGCACCGGATGGCAAAACCCTATACCTGCTTTCCGGCCACCATATTCTGACCACATTCTGGGATATGCCTAACGGCGGAACCAGCGTCCCGGTGAAAGTCAAAGTCACGCAGAGTCTGGCTGGCGATGATATTGATGAGGTCTGGAATGCAATGAAAGAAGCGGGGCAAATCTGGCTGTTTGATACCCGTGGCGAAAAAATTAAACCCTCTGAGTTACCCGAATATCTGGGGATGAAGCAGCTGAAGCATGACAAGTATTTGTCACTGGTCTTCTTCCTGCGCAATATCGCTTACAGCGATCCGGATAAAGGAAAAACAGCGAACCCACTGATCCGTCCGATGTCAGTACCTTATCTGCAATACCACTGGGCCCAGTACCTGCGTAAAAAAATGAAAGTATCGGATTACGATCTGAATGATCGCGATGAATACACGGCTGCGCTGAAAGAAGCAGCAGCCATTATTGTGGCGGCCGCAGATGATGAAACCATTGCCTCATCCGGTAAAACCGCCAAAGAATTAGGTCAGTTTGATGAGGTGAATACCAAAGCGCTGGATTCATTACTCACCCGGCCAACCTCAAGCTGGAGCTACGCCTTAGCCTATCGCCAGCGGGAAAAAGAAGAATCAACACCGAAACGCATTCTTGAAGAGCAAAAAGCGAAAAAAGAGAGTGCCAAGAAAGCGGCGACACCCGCAGACAGCGAGAAATCGGAGAACTAA
- a CDS encoding GNAT family N-acetyltransferase yields the protein MLELTTKRCVLRPLTLSDAGALFDIFSDPDVMRYWDSSPWQSIDEANDYIQASKPSLDEPEKLVLGIYEQSGQRLLGKCMLFNIDQYSRRAELGFGLSKAHWGRGIVHEATFALIQFAFQEMQLNRIEAEISPDNTGSAKVLTKLGFTQEGYLPERWIVDGRMSDSAIYGLLARQWRV from the coding sequence GTGCTGGAACTTACCACGAAAAGATGCGTACTCCGTCCACTCACCCTGAGTGATGCCGGGGCTTTGTTTGATATTTTCTCTGATCCGGACGTAATGCGATATTGGGATAGCAGCCCATGGCAATCCATTGACGAGGCAAACGACTATATACAGGCATCAAAACCTTCATTGGATGAGCCGGAAAAACTAGTCTTGGGTATTTATGAACAATCCGGGCAGCGGTTGTTAGGCAAGTGTATGCTTTTCAATATCGATCAATATTCGCGCAGAGCCGAGCTGGGTTTTGGTCTTTCCAAAGCCCACTGGGGCAGAGGGATTGTCCATGAAGCCACTTTTGCTCTGATTCAGTTTGCTTTTCAGGAAATGCAGCTCAACAGAATCGAGGCAGAAATTAGCCCGGATAACACAGGCTCGGCAAAAGTCTTGACCAAATTGGGGTTCACCCAGGAAGGCTATTTGCCTGAAAGATGGATTGTTGATGGCAGAATGTCTGATTCAGCAATTTATGGTCTGCTTGCCAGGCAATGGCGTGTCTGA
- a CDS encoding HAD family hydrolase — MYHVMFDVDDTLIQSSQFDENCLVQAVKSVTGLDLYQSWGDYPHATDRGILRTFIEIQAPDEDLVDLERRVKAVFIQNIRERLSHRPALEISGAKAFFHRLLADDRFIVSLATGGWRETARMKLISAGFQIDDVSMASSNDHYSRARIMELARERAGDTDLQLTYFGDAEWDVRTCQELGVNLVIVGNKVSHCQTIHDYRSDVQALNYIIHP; from the coding sequence ATGTATCATGTTATGTTTGATGTGGACGATACGCTCATTCAGTCCAGTCAGTTTGATGAAAATTGTCTTGTTCAGGCGGTGAAATCGGTCACGGGTCTGGATCTCTATCAAAGCTGGGGTGATTATCCGCATGCGACCGACAGGGGCATCCTTCGTACTTTTATTGAAATTCAGGCACCGGATGAGGATCTTGTTGATCTTGAGAGGCGAGTAAAAGCGGTTTTTATTCAGAATATCAGGGAGCGTTTGAGCCACCGTCCTGCACTCGAGATCAGTGGAGCCAAAGCCTTCTTTCACCGCTTACTGGCCGATGATCGTTTTATTGTGTCACTGGCCACCGGTGGCTGGCGGGAAACCGCAAGAATGAAGCTGATATCTGCGGGCTTTCAGATTGACGATGTCAGTATGGCGTCATCAAACGATCATTATTCCCGCGCTCGTATTATGGAGCTCGCCCGGGAAAGAGCGGGCGATACGGATTTACAACTGACCTATTTCGGTGATGCCGAGTGGGACGTTCGAACGTGTCAGGAGCTTGGTGTTAATCTGGTGATCGTAGGAAATAAAGTCAGTCATTGCCAGACGATTCATGACTATCGCAGTGACGTTCAGGCGCTTAACTACATTATTCATCCGTAG
- a CDS encoding STAS/SEC14 domain-containing protein, which translates to MFTVEKVGSDRLDIEMSGKLDSEEMRAALDELLDKSAEIEHGKMLFDIVEYHLPSMGAIGVELSRFPSMMRFIRKFDRAVVLSDTNWVKKVSEAEGFLIPGLTIKSFNRDQRDQAEAWLEGFGTDS; encoded by the coding sequence ATGTTTACTGTTGAAAAGGTCGGTAGCGACAGGCTTGACATTGAAATGAGCGGTAAACTCGATTCAGAGGAGATGAGAGCGGCGTTGGATGAATTGCTGGATAAATCAGCAGAGATTGAACATGGCAAAATGCTGTTTGATATCGTGGAATACCATTTGCCTTCCATGGGGGCGATTGGGGTTGAGCTGTCTCGCTTTCCGTCAATGATGAGGTTTATCCGGAAATTTGATCGGGCGGTGGTGTTATCCGATACAAACTGGGTCAAAAAAGTCAGTGAAGCCGAAGGTTTCTTGATTCCTGGCCTGACGATTAAATCCTTTAACCGCGATCAGCGTGATCAAGCCGAGGCTTGGCTGGAAGGGTTCGGTACCGACTCTTGA
- a CDS encoding GNAT family N-acetyltransferase, producing the protein MDKKEIMALYNQFERIGQTAPGYEKQVNGSVIRCVSPEFQGSYITYFHLDEAQVISAIKKEIHFFSEQKKSFEWKTYSTDSPANIGKHLIEQGFSREDSESFMVLELDSIQGSLPVTAEITEVDDLDGIREAMSVQEKVWGTDHTSHAFHLHQMKQASPEDVAVYVIYDHHIPVSSAWILYSADSPFAGIWGGSTLSEYRCKGYYTALLHQRMNDARQRGIRYLTIDASAMSRPIVEKHGFRFIAETTPYFLEANG; encoded by the coding sequence ATGGATAAAAAGGAAATCATGGCTTTATACAATCAGTTTGAGCGTATTGGGCAGACAGCGCCCGGCTATGAAAAGCAAGTGAATGGATCGGTGATCAGATGCGTCTCCCCCGAGTTTCAGGGCAGCTACATTACGTATTTTCATTTGGATGAAGCGCAGGTCATTTCGGCGATCAAAAAGGAAATTCATTTCTTTTCAGAACAGAAGAAATCCTTTGAGTGGAAAACCTATTCCACTGATTCACCCGCGAATATAGGCAAGCATCTGATTGAACAAGGTTTTTCCCGGGAGGATTCTGAGTCCTTTATGGTGCTGGAACTGGACAGTATTCAAGGCTCTTTGCCTGTGACTGCAGAGATCACAGAAGTTGATGATCTGGATGGTATTCGTGAAGCCATGTCTGTGCAGGAAAAAGTATGGGGTACAGATCATACAAGTCATGCCTTTCATTTACACCAGATGAAGCAGGCTTCCCCTGAAGATGTCGCTGTTTATGTTATCTATGATCATCATATTCCCGTTTCGTCGGCGTGGATTTTATACAGCGCCGACAGTCCGTTTGCCGGCATTTGGGGAGGAAGCACATTGTCCGAATACCGGTGCAAAGGCTATTACACCGCGTTACTGCACCAGAGGATGAACGATGCCAGACAGCGGGGAATTCGCTACCTCACGATTGATGCATCCGCGATGAGCCGGCCAATTGTGGAAAAACATGGCTTTCGGTTTATCGCAGAAACAACACCATACTTTCTTGAGGCCAATGGCTGA
- a CDS encoding glutathione S-transferase N-terminal domain-containing protein: protein MKFVRWFLGRVILLLNAVFTPKSMTRSALEQSEVNVAAEKLRLYQFDACPFCVKVRRSAKRLALPLKTLDAKKAEFEQELIQGGGKRKVPCLRIEKEDGHVEWMYESTDIIQYLEKRFA, encoded by the coding sequence ATGAAATTTGTTCGATGGTTCCTTGGCAGGGTGATTCTGCTGCTGAATGCCGTATTTACGCCAAAATCAATGACACGCTCTGCCCTTGAGCAAAGCGAGGTCAACGTGGCGGCTGAAAAGCTGAGACTTTATCAGTTTGATGCCTGTCCTTTCTGTGTCAAAGTCCGCCGCAGCGCAAAACGGCTGGCACTGCCCCTCAAAACCCTTGATGCGAAAAAAGCTGAGTTTGAACAGGAACTGATCCAAGGCGGCGGCAAACGTAAAGTCCCTTGTCTGCGAATTGAAAAAGAAGATGGGCACGTTGAATGGATGTATGAATCGACTGACATTATTCAATACCTCGAAAAACGATTTGCCTGA
- a CDS encoding TonB-dependent receptor: MDRKYVMSSFIYAILGLLLGIYMAASHNHGQMVTHAHIMLAAFVVSFIYGLCHRLWLTNSSSALSQIQFYVHQAGILVLVVGLFLLYGNLAAPEMLDPILALASVAVLVGMILMMVLFMTSGQSE, from the coding sequence ATGGATCGGAAATATGTCATGAGCAGTTTTATCTACGCTATCCTCGGGCTGTTGTTAGGTATCTACATGGCGGCTTCTCATAATCATGGTCAGATGGTGACACATGCACACATCATGCTGGCTGCCTTTGTCGTCTCGTTTATCTATGGTTTGTGTCATCGACTCTGGCTGACCAACAGTTCCAGCGCTTTATCTCAGATTCAGTTTTATGTCCATCAGGCAGGAATTCTGGTGTTAGTAGTGGGATTATTTTTATTGTACGGCAATCTGGCAGCCCCTGAGATGCTGGATCCGATTTTGGCGTTAGCCTCGGTAGCGGTACTGGTGGGAATGATTCTGATGATGGTGTTATTTATGACCTCAGGCCAAAGTGAATAA